A stretch of the Deltaproteobacteria bacterium genome encodes the following:
- a CDS encoding DUF1565 domain-containing protein, whose product MAKKNLIRAASFIILSTLVLFMTGCGSSSDNNNNSVPLSIIFSIPSEKGKAVMGKAAPQFIASISIYISAADIPVPISDTFNVVPGTRVTKNYFVPPGLARLFSVSAYGDKAGTGFLIYEGSARADLSEGENPPLTIILSEAPYTGKFVDVNRGSDLTGEGSPVNPFKTITFALTTSTGNESINVAAGFYNSTTETFPLQLKTGTELICYGTAYSTVIDLQLGAGTGISGAPNASVNGCKITNSGAAAIEDAGVQTTINNNIITNNCDGIITTGDSIITNNTIERSYLGECTGAAISSFSFTAPNSPIISGNKITDNYIGIYLFGSLPKINSNIISCNTYSDLQNNSASTIDATNNRWDNVPPKVTPSTCSGSGQDICGAGGSLVNYSGAALAPSPCP is encoded by the coding sequence ATGGCAAAAAAGAATCTCATTCGAGCCGCTTCATTTATCATCTTATCCACTTTAGTCCTCTTTATGACGGGTTGCGGGAGCAGTTCGGACAATAATAACAATTCAGTTCCCCTATCAATAATCTTTTCCATCCCTTCGGAAAAAGGGAAAGCGGTTATGGGAAAAGCAGCACCCCAATTTATCGCTTCCATAAGCATTTATATCAGCGCTGCAGACATACCGGTGCCCATTAGCGATACTTTCAATGTGGTTCCGGGCACAAGAGTAACAAAAAACTATTTCGTCCCTCCGGGATTGGCAAGGCTCTTTTCAGTATCCGCCTATGGCGACAAAGCAGGCACCGGTTTCCTTATTTATGAGGGATCTGCCAGGGCAGACCTTTCAGAGGGTGAAAATCCACCGCTAACGATCATTCTCAGTGAAGCGCCTTATACGGGAAAGTTTGTCGATGTCAACAGGGGCAGTGACCTGACAGGAGAGGGCTCCCCCGTCAATCCCTTCAAAACCATTACCTTCGCTCTTACCACATCGACAGGCAATGAATCCATCAATGTTGCGGCAGGTTTTTACAACAGCACAACGGAAACATTTCCTCTCCAGCTAAAAACAGGCACAGAGTTAATTTGTTATGGCACCGCTTATTCGACGGTAATAGATTTACAGCTTGGCGCAGGCACGGGGATTTCAGGCGCGCCAAATGCCTCTGTTAACGGATGCAAGATCACAAATTCCGGCGCTGCGGCAATAGAGGATGCAGGTGTGCAGACCACAATCAATAACAATATAATCACTAACAACTGTGATGGCATTATTACGACGGGCGACTCGATTATTACCAACAATACGATAGAACGTTCCTACTTAGGGGAATGCACAGGAGCCGCTATAAGCAGCTTTTCTTTTACAGCCCCTAACTCACCGATAATTTCAGGCAATAAAATTACAGATAATTATATCGGTATTTATTTGTTCGGCAGCCTCCCCAAAATCAACAGCAATATTATTAGCTGCAACACATATTCTGATCTCCAGAACAACTCTGCAAGCACGATAGATGCGACAAACAACCGATGGGACAATGTGCCTCCAAAGGTGACGCCTTCAACATGCAGTGGTTCAGGGCAGGACATTTGCGGAGCAGGAGGAAGTTTAGTTAATTATTCAGGCGCCGCCCTCGCCCCCTCACCCTGCCCGTAA
- a CDS encoding adenylate/guanylate cyclase domain-containing protein — translation MAAKKIKPYLTITIIVTALFSFLSLKTPLFIEFLEAKTFDMRFIVRGDREPAGDIVIVAIDDESLSRVGRWPWSREKVAHLIDAIARTGAKTIGVDILFPEPQVTETARIISELRTLYSDIEFKDRQFESTLALREKESDVDIKLAQSMAKAGNVVLAFALKVPTIYEESKITAPPDRIYDYPFMIVREGDYYLPIVAEGAIISIEKLVKSAASMGHVYTQYDRDGAIRWEPLYVKLEEFYYPALGMEVARNYLDLGRDDIELDLGRGISMASRFIATDESGRALINYLGRTGTFPVYSAADLMEGKIGKEAIEGKIVLIGATALGTSDTHITPFAQLPGIEKQAAVAENIIHGNFLRKEESTAFLEIAFIFVFGIILFISLPRLDAVGGALLSTALLLGYLILTQYLFAVHHMWIAMLTPSFSVLLLYTSITSYRFLTEERRAKDIKKMFSSYVTERVVNELVEHPEMAKLGGHRREITVLFSDIRGFTTYSEKRNPEEVVSILNEYLTEMTDIVFKWNGTLDKFVGDEIMAFWGAPLAQKKHAELAVRCSLHMIARLTELQKKWIAEGKEPLDIGIGLNTGDVLVGNIGAEGKKMDYTLIGDNVNLGARVEALTRDYKTRLLITEFTYKKVKDLLIEKEESENRGTNKEKIGHVRLLKVEAVKVKGKELPVMIYEITDRDIKSVITL, via the coding sequence ATGGCCGCAAAAAAAATCAAACCCTACCTGACCATTACCATCATCGTTACGGCCCTCTTTTCCTTCCTTTCACTGAAAACACCCCTTTTTATCGAATTCCTCGAAGCAAAGACCTTTGACATGCGGTTCATCGTAAGGGGAGACCGTGAACCGGCCGGTGATATCGTTATCGTCGCCATCGATGACGAGAGTCTTTCCAGGGTGGGACGATGGCCCTGGTCGAGGGAAAAGGTGGCCCACCTTATCGACGCCATTGCACGGACCGGCGCAAAAACGATAGGCGTCGATATTCTCTTCCCCGAGCCCCAGGTAACGGAAACAGCAAGAATCATTTCAGAACTGAGAACGCTTTATAGTGATATTGAGTTTAAAGACAGGCAATTCGAATCAACCCTGGCTCTGCGGGAAAAAGAGAGCGACGTTGATATAAAGCTGGCTCAAAGCATGGCAAAAGCCGGCAACGTGGTTCTTGCCTTTGCCCTTAAAGTCCCTACCATTTACGAGGAATCAAAAATAACGGCCCCGCCCGACAGGATCTATGACTATCCCTTCATGATCGTGAGGGAAGGTGACTATTATCTTCCCATTGTTGCCGAAGGGGCCATTATCTCTATTGAAAAACTCGTTAAAAGCGCAGCATCCATGGGGCATGTTTACACACAATACGACAGGGACGGCGCTATCCGCTGGGAACCTCTCTATGTGAAGCTTGAGGAATTTTACTATCCCGCACTCGGCATGGAGGTAGCCAGAAATTATCTCGATCTTGGTCGTGATGACATCGAACTTGACCTGGGAAGGGGCATTTCCATGGCAAGCCGATTCATTGCCACCGACGAATCAGGGAGAGCGCTCATTAACTACCTGGGCAGAACAGGGACTTTTCCTGTTTATTCTGCGGCAGATCTCATGGAAGGTAAAATCGGCAAGGAGGCCATTGAAGGAAAGATTGTGCTCATAGGCGCCACAGCCCTTGGCACGAGTGATACACACATCACCCCTTTTGCTCAATTGCCGGGCATAGAAAAACAGGCCGCAGTAGCGGAAAACATTATTCACGGCAACTTTCTCAGGAAAGAGGAAAGCACGGCCTTTCTCGAAATTGCATTCATCTTTGTTTTCGGCATTATCCTCTTTATAAGCCTGCCGAGGCTCGATGCTGTCGGCGGAGCCCTTTTATCTACCGCGCTTTTACTCGGCTATTTGATCCTGACGCAATATCTCTTTGCTGTGCATCACATGTGGATTGCCATGCTGACGCCTTCTTTCAGTGTGCTTCTTCTCTATACGTCGATCACATCCTACCGTTTTCTTACGGAAGAAAGGAGGGCAAAGGACATCAAAAAAATGTTCTCCAGCTACGTTACTGAAAGAGTCGTCAACGAACTGGTAGAGCATCCGGAAATGGCAAAGCTCGGAGGGCACCGCCGCGAGATTACCGTTCTTTTTTCAGACATCAGGGGATTTACCACTTATTCGGAAAAAAGAAACCCCGAAGAAGTCGTCTCTATTCTCAATGAATACCTGACGGAAATGACGGATATCGTATTCAAATGGAACGGCACACTCGACAAGTTTGTAGGTGATGAAATCATGGCTTTCTGGGGGGCCCCTCTCGCCCAGAAGAAGCATGCCGAACTTGCCGTGAGATGTTCTCTTCATATGATCGCCAGACTGACTGAACTGCAGAAGAAATGGATTGCCGAAGGAAAGGAACCACTCGACATCGGCATCGGCCTCAATACAGGAGATGTCCTTGTCGGAAATATCGGCGCAGAAGGGAAGAAAATGGACTACACACTCATTGGAGATAACGTCAACCTCGGCGCAAGAGTCGAAGCGCTGACGAGAGACTACAAAACCCGTCTCCTTATCACCGAATTTACCTATAAAAAAGTCAAGGACCTGCTGATTGAAAAAGAAGAGTCAGAAAATAGAGGCACAAATAAAGAAAAAATAGGCCATGTGCGCCTTCTCAAGGTAGAAGCTGTCAAGGTTAAAGGGAAGGAGCTCCCTGTCATGATTTACGAAATCACGGACAGGGACATAAAAAGCGTCATCACCCTCTAA
- the rplI gene encoding 50S ribosomal protein L9 produces MSSMNVILKEDVPNLGSTGDVVKVKGGYARNYLIPQKKALLADSRNIKAVEHAKLLAEHALEKMKKSAEDLGERLKQTVLTVVQKAGEDDKLFGSVTSMDVEHALKAEGFDVDRKKIHLEKPLKQLGDFIVPVKLHRDVTINVTLKVVKE; encoded by the coding sequence ATGAGCAGTATGAATGTTATATTAAAGGAAGATGTTCCAAATCTCGGTTCCACGGGAGATGTTGTTAAGGTAAAAGGAGGATACGCAAGGAATTATCTTATTCCTCAAAAGAAGGCATTGCTTGCCGATTCAAGGAATATCAAGGCTGTTGAGCATGCAAAGCTGCTTGCAGAGCATGCCCTGGAAAAGATGAAAAAATCAGCAGAGGATCTGGGTGAAAGGCTGAAGCAGACGGTCCTCACTGTCGTTCAGAAGGCCGGGGAAGATGATAAGCTTTTTGGATCGGTAACCTCAATGGATGTAGAACACGCTCTCAAGGCGGAAGGTTTTGACGTTGATCGAAAGAAGATCCACCTTGAAAAGCCCCTTAAGCAATTAGGTGATTTTATTGTTCCTGTAAAGCTTCACAGGGATGTAACGATTAACGTTACTCTCAAGGTAGTTAAGGAATAG
- a CDS encoding GatB/YqeY domain-containing protein has protein sequence MALKAQLTEDMKAALKGRDQFKLDTLRMVISAVKNKEIEKKGELPDDVITTLIGTLVKQRKEAAQLYRQGGRDDLAGKEEQEIDILKVYLPEQMSEEALGKVVEAVIGETGASSMADMGKVMKGVMARVAGKADGSLVSAIVKKNLA, from the coding sequence ATGGCATTAAAAGCGCAGTTGACGGAAGATATGAAGGCGGCTCTTAAAGGCAGGGATCAGTTTAAGCTCGATACCCTGAGGATGGTTATCTCTGCCGTAAAAAATAAAGAGATTGAAAAGAAGGGTGAATTGCCTGATGACGTGATAACCACTCTTATCGGGACCCTTGTCAAGCAGAGGAAGGAGGCCGCCCAGTTATACAGGCAGGGGGGGCGTGATGATCTTGCCGGGAAAGAGGAGCAGGAAATTGATATACTAAAAGTTTACCTTCCTGAGCAAATGAGCGAGGAAGCGCTTGGCAAGGTGGTGGAGGCCGTTATTGGTGAAACGGGGGCCTCGTCCATGGCTGATATGGGTAAGGTGATGAAAGGAGTTATGGCCAGGGTGGCAGGTAAGGCTGATGGGAGCCTTGTTAGCGCCATTGTAAAAAAGAACCTTGCCTGA
- a CDS encoding DUF2860 family protein: protein MDHRKPLRFFIILSAVTLLWGLSHEETVWSADSDALRQGINDYNNENYEEAIESLLKAVQKMPSSAEAAYYTGLTYKELLHNNSAKDYLKKALSLKPSMTEIYVPLAEVLYSLGKRVEAEKYLKKANSKGIKSARASYLKGLILLDRGKKKEAARAFQRAINIAPPSEAALLSGEALNTIGYKESHLALSAGYTFQYDDNVILKPSREITGIAVSDEEDTRHVLTAGGDYSTRWDDRGLRVGYSFYQSLHRDLDPMDVQAHSLFLIPSFETDRGKILLPVGYDYYLIDNDKYLKMITLKPSWVFSTDGGKGVNLFAGALLKDFLQNPLSKEEERDGTNINAGLAILFPFNADRSYVKVNYTYDSEDTDGDNWDYSGHRGGVRLSHPLAQAIEFVLAGRYYQQDYKNKHITFGKKRADEISSIETGLTYSYRGIDLSLRYSYTDSNSNIAVFDYSRNIAGMGVEYTF, encoded by the coding sequence ATGGATCACCGGAAACCTTTAAGATTCTTTATTATCCTATCAGCGGTCACCCTCCTTTGGGGGCTTTCTCATGAAGAAACCGTCTGGTCCGCAGACAGCGACGCTCTCCGGCAAGGCATCAATGACTATAACAATGAAAACTATGAAGAAGCCATAGAGAGCCTTTTAAAGGCAGTTCAAAAAATGCCCTCTTCAGCGGAAGCAGCTTACTACACAGGATTAACTTACAAGGAACTCCTCCACAACAATTCGGCAAAAGACTATCTCAAAAAAGCGCTTTCTCTAAAACCTTCCATGACGGAAATCTATGTGCCCCTTGCCGAGGTCCTTTACAGCCTTGGGAAAAGGGTTGAAGCTGAAAAATATCTCAAAAAAGCAAACTCAAAAGGAATCAAGTCCGCCCGGGCATCCTACCTGAAGGGACTTATTCTCCTGGACAGGGGAAAGAAAAAAGAAGCAGCCCGGGCATTCCAGAGGGCAATAAACATTGCCCCCCCATCGGAAGCAGCCCTTTTATCGGGAGAAGCGCTCAATACCATCGGTTACAAAGAGTCACATTTAGCCTTGTCTGCCGGCTACACCTTCCAATACGACGATAATGTCATTCTAAAGCCCTCCCGTGAAATAACGGGTATTGCAGTAAGTGATGAAGAAGACACGAGGCATGTATTAACAGCAGGTGGAGACTATTCAACCCGTTGGGATGACAGGGGATTAAGGGTGGGCTATTCTTTCTACCAGAGCCTGCACCGGGACCTCGACCCTATGGATGTTCAGGCCCACTCCCTTTTTCTAATCCCTTCTTTCGAGACTGACAGAGGGAAAATCCTTTTGCCCGTCGGCTATGATTACTACCTCATCGATAACGATAAATACCTGAAAATGATTACCCTAAAACCTTCCTGGGTATTTTCGACGGATGGAGGCAAGGGAGTAAACCTTTTTGCCGGCGCTCTTTTGAAGGATTTCCTTCAAAACCCGCTATCAAAAGAAGAGGAAAGAGACGGAACAAATATCAATGCCGGTTTGGCCATCCTCTTCCCCTTTAACGCCGACCGGAGTTATGTAAAAGTTAATTATACCTACGATAGTGAAGATACTGACGGTGATAACTGGGATTACAGCGGTCACAGGGGAGGAGTGCGGCTGTCTCATCCTCTTGCACAGGCAATAGAGTTCGTTCTCGCCGGGCGCTACTATCAACAGGACTATAAAAATAAACATATAACCTTCGGCAAGAAAAGAGCCGATGAAATTTCTTCAATAGAAACGGGCCTTACTTACAGCTACAGGGGAATTGATTTAAGCCTGCGCTATTCCTACACCGATTCCAACTCCAACATTGCCGTCTTTGATTACAGCAGGAACATTGCAGGCATGGGAGTAGAGTATACTTTTTAA
- a CDS encoding class II fructose-1,6-bisphosphate aldolase: MSSETKYSDLGLVNTREMFKKAMEGGYAIPAYNFNNMEQLQAIIIGCVESRSPVILQVSSGARKYANQTLLKYMAMGAVEMMKEMGGNIPIALHLDHGDTFELCKSCIDSGFSSVMIDGSHHSFEENMALTKQVVDYAHPRDVTVEGELGVLAGIEDDVSSDVTHYTRPEEVEEFVEKTGADSLAISIGTSHGAYKFKPGQEVPPLRFDILEACEKRLPGFPIVLHGASSVVPEYVDMINRFGGKIEGAVGVPTEQLRRAAKSAVCKINIDSDGRLGVTAVIRKVFAEKPSEFDPRKYLGPAREELVKMIKNKNENVLGSAGNA, from the coding sequence ATGTCTTCTGAGACAAAATACAGTGATCTTGGGCTGGTTAATACGAGGGAAATGTTTAAAAAGGCCATGGAGGGAGGCTATGCCATTCCGGCCTATAATTTTAATAATATGGAGCAGCTTCAGGCCATTATCATCGGTTGTGTAGAGTCCAGGTCACCGGTTATTCTCCAGGTTTCGAGCGGCGCCAGGAAATACGCCAATCAGACGCTGCTTAAATATATGGCCATGGGTGCTGTCGAGATGATGAAGGAGATGGGCGGAAATATTCCGATAGCGCTTCATCTCGATCATGGTGATACCTTTGAACTGTGCAAGTCATGTATCGATTCGGGTTTTTCTTCCGTTATGATTGACGGTTCTCATCACTCTTTTGAGGAAAATATGGCGCTTACGAAACAGGTTGTTGACTATGCCCATCCAAGGGATGTCACCGTTGAAGGTGAACTGGGTGTGTTGGCAGGTATTGAAGATGATGTTTCTTCAGATGTGACCCATTATACCCGCCCTGAAGAAGTTGAGGAATTTGTGGAAAAGACCGGTGCAGACAGTCTTGCAATCTCTATCGGAACCTCGCATGGCGCTTATAAATTTAAACCCGGCCAGGAGGTGCCGCCTCTCAGGTTTGATATTTTGGAAGCCTGTGAAAAGCGCCTTCCCGGCTTCCCCATTGTGCTGCACGGCGCCTCTTCTGTCGTTCCTGAATATGTGGATATGATCAACCGGTTTGGCGGAAAAATTGAAGGTGCTGTCGGCGTTCCCACTGAGCAACTGAGACGAGCGGCCAAATCGGCTGTCTGCAAAATTAATATTGACAGTGATGGAAGGCTTGGTGTTACGGCTGTCATCCGTAAGGTTTTTGCCGAAAAGCCTTCCGAATTTGATCCGAGAAAGTACCTGGGGCCTGCCCGTGAAGAATTGGTTAAGATGATCAAAAACAAGAATGAAAATGTTTTGGGCAGCGCCGGTAATGCCTGA
- the rpsF gene encoding 30S ribosomal protein S6, whose amino-acid sequence MRIYEMVLITSPELSNEGHEELLSKIGGILKKKRKKVEKGEILNVNQWGVRRLSVPIEKSEKGRYDVLTLKCLPDTLSEVERNLRLSGDVLRFQTIRLKSEPVFEKAPEQAAETAEATEEAGAAAGAEQ is encoded by the coding sequence ATGAGAATTTATGAAATGGTATTGATTACCAGCCCGGAGTTATCAAATGAAGGGCACGAGGAGCTTCTGTCTAAAATAGGCGGAATACTGAAGAAAAAGAGGAAGAAGGTAGAGAAAGGCGAGATTCTCAACGTCAATCAGTGGGGTGTGAGAAGGTTGTCCGTTCCTATCGAGAAGAGTGAAAAAGGTCGATATGATGTTTTGACCCTCAAGTGTCTTCCCGATACATTGAGTGAGGTTGAGAGAAATCTGAGGCTTTCCGGTGATGTTTTGAGATTTCAGACCATCAGATTAAAAAGTGAGCCTGTTTTTGAAAAGGCTCCTGAGCAAGCGGCTGAAACGGCTGAAGCAACTGAAGAGGCTGGTGCTGCTGCCGGCGCTGAGCAGTAA
- a CDS encoding FecR family protein, with amino-acid sequence MIRQSQNIAATLLITLFIITLTPAISLGEAVATLTFVRGKVDVLKKGEKRARLVKKGAKLVVGDIVRTKSQSRAQISFIDESKVNMAQNSRVEIKEFSYKPEKKERKSLLRTFRGKIRALIPRFLLGDDSKFEVETPTAVAAVRGTDFFSVVKKLPFESEVLVIKGKVAVKNMDPSIVGEVFLTPGKASKIGKGRPPQKARPFTKKEIRRLIKETDPLEKDVKPPKPEDPLTEEPKKIEPPVTPPITETAPSVNIIFEFP; translated from the coding sequence ATGATCAGGCAGAGCCAAAACATAGCAGCTACACTCCTAATTACGCTTTTTATAATCACCCTGACTCCCGCCATTTCTTTGGGGGAAGCCGTTGCGACACTGACCTTTGTCAGAGGTAAAGTGGATGTTTTAAAAAAGGGTGAAAAACGGGCCCGCCTTGTGAAAAAAGGAGCCAAACTGGTGGTTGGCGATATTGTGCGGACCAAGAGTCAATCAAGGGCGCAGATCTCTTTTATTGATGAAAGCAAGGTCAACATGGCCCAAAACTCCCGGGTGGAAATCAAGGAATTTTCCTACAAACCTGAAAAGAAGGAAAGAAAAAGCCTGTTAAGAACCTTCAGGGGCAAGATAAGAGCGTTAATCCCCAGGTTTTTACTCGGTGATGATTCAAAATTTGAAGTTGAAACACCGACGGCCGTAGCGGCTGTGAGGGGCACCGATTTTTTCAGTGTCGTTAAAAAGCTGCCCTTTGAATCGGAGGTTCTGGTTATAAAGGGGAAAGTAGCAGTAAAAAATATGGACCCCTCCATTGTGGGAGAAGTATTCCTTACTCCGGGCAAAGCATCAAAAATAGGTAAAGGCCGCCCGCCTCAAAAAGCGCGTCCCTTTACAAAAAAAGAAATAAGGCGGCTCATAAAGGAAACGGACCCCCTGGAGAAAGACGTCAAACCGCCAAAACCCGAAGATCCTTTAACTGAAGAACCCAAAAAGATTGAACCACCGGTGACACCGCCTATTACGGAAACGGCGCCATCGGTAAATATAATATTTGAATTCCCTTAA
- the rpsR gene encoding 30S ribosomal protein S18, which translates to MSEQETRRTESSSQDSRPAGRPAGGRPAGGRPAGGRPQQGGRRRFYARRKFCRFCANKDIKIDYRDSDLLRNFITERGKIVPRRISGTCAPHQRKLAEAIKRARNLALIPLCAKHF; encoded by the coding sequence ATGTCAGAACAAGAGACAAGAAGAACGGAAAGCAGTTCACAGGATAGCAGGCCCGCTGGAAGGCCCGCTGGTGGAAGACCCGCAGGCGGAAGGCCCGCTGGTGGAAGACCTCAGCAGGGTGGCAGAAGAAGGTTTTATGCAAGAAGAAAATTTTGCAGGTTCTGTGCAAATAAAGATATAAAAATTGACTACAGGGATTCCGATCTTTTAAGGAATTTTATTACCGAGAGAGGCAAGATTGTGCCGAGGAGAATCTCGGGAACCTGTGCCCCTCATCAGAGAAAGTTGGCAGAGGCAATCAAGCGGGCCAGGAATCTGGCTTTAATTCCTCTTTGTGCAAAGCACTTCTAG
- a CDS encoding RNA methyltransferase, with protein MSEAINLNNIYVVLSETKGPMNVGSVARAMNNMGLRDLALVNPCEYTSNEARKMASGCNDTLLGAGVYKTTKEAVSEAGFVVGMTCRKGKYRQNVVTSEEMAGRLAPISRNNRVALLFGTERTGLTNEEIALCDLLVTIPSSTLNVSLNLAQAVLLVCYDIFKVSTEAGQAVLPEKAVLATSSELEQMYEHMEDVFGRIGYIDKKNPGHIMMSIRNIFARAHLDSRDVKILRGMIGKIDCFRKWIENGQKKRGARDQVVMRKTSCDE; from the coding sequence ATGTCGGAAGCGATTAATCTCAATAATATTTATGTTGTTTTGTCGGAAACCAAAGGTCCCATGAATGTGGGCTCTGTGGCCAGGGCAATGAATAATATGGGATTAAGAGACCTTGCTCTTGTTAACCCCTGCGAATATACTTCAAATGAAGCAAGAAAAATGGCTTCCGGTTGTAACGATACGCTGCTTGGCGCCGGAGTGTATAAAACAACGAAGGAGGCTGTTTCCGAAGCCGGTTTTGTGGTAGGGATGACTTGCAGAAAGGGTAAGTACAGGCAAAATGTTGTTACCTCGGAAGAGATGGCCGGCCGGCTTGCGCCCATTTCCCGTAACAACAGGGTCGCTCTCCTTTTCGGCACGGAGAGAACAGGTCTTACCAATGAAGAAATTGCCCTCTGTGATCTTCTTGTTACTATTCCTTCGTCGACACTCAACGTTTCTCTTAACCTTGCCCAGGCCGTTCTTCTCGTTTGTTACGATATATTCAAGGTTTCCACGGAAGCGGGTCAGGCGGTGCTTCCCGAGAAAGCGGTTTTGGCAACTTCTTCCGAACTGGAGCAGATGTATGAGCACATGGAGGATGTCTTCGGCAGAATCGGTTATATTGATAAGAAGAACCCCGGTCATATCATGATGTCTATCCGTAATATATTTGCCCGGGCCCACCTTGATTCGAGAGATGTGAAGATTCTCAGGGGAATGATAGGAAAGATCGACTGTTTCAGGAAGTGGATTGAAAATGGGCAAAAAAAAAGAGGCGCCCGGGACCAGGTAGTCATGAGGAAAACTTCCTGTGATGAATAA
- a CDS encoding MFS transporter, whose translation MNKYGKASKREIFGWAMFDFANSSFTTVIITVVFSAYFVSHVVGDDVLGVKYWGWSLSAANLLVMLAGPVVGAVADFTASKKRFLFLSYIVCVLFTALLFFVGKGDVLMAIVFVAVAHIGFSAGENFCSSFLPEIASPQVMGKISGYGWAFGYIGGLLSLSICFLIFKVFGQAELQLRFAFLSTAIFFLLSAIPTFLWLKERTPPQTKPAGQSYFHIGYGRVMDTFADLKGFGELIKFLFVFFLFSCGISTIVSFSAIYAESVVGFSKSDTLLFFIIVQVSSSLGAFAFGFIEDRLGAKKTIAITLVIWLAVVAGAWWSPGKAVFWVVGNLAGLAIGSSQSSSRALVGLFTPPSKSAEFFGLWGLSGKLAATVGIYSFSMMTAISGSMRSAILLTGLFFLLGLIGIFFINEEEGKMCARRYVNHRI comes from the coding sequence ATGAACAAGTATGGTAAGGCGTCCAAAAGAGAGATCTTTGGCTGGGCCATGTTTGACTTTGCCAACTCTTCCTTTACAACGGTCATTATTACGGTCGTTTTTTCGGCCTACTTCGTTTCTCACGTTGTGGGAGATGATGTGCTCGGCGTAAAGTACTGGGGCTGGTCGCTCAGCGCTGCTAATCTGCTTGTTATGCTGGCAGGTCCCGTGGTTGGGGCCGTTGCCGATTTTACAGCTTCCAAAAAGCGCTTTCTCTTTTTGAGCTACATTGTCTGTGTTCTTTTTACGGCCCTTCTCTTTTTTGTGGGCAAGGGGGACGTTTTAATGGCAATTGTCTTCGTTGCCGTTGCTCATATCGGATTTTCGGCAGGCGAAAATTTTTGTTCCTCCTTCCTTCCGGAAATTGCATCGCCTCAGGTGATGGGAAAGATTTCAGGTTATGGATGGGCCTTCGGCTATATCGGCGGTCTTCTTTCCCTTTCTATCTGCTTTCTTATTTTTAAAGTGTTCGGTCAGGCGGAGTTGCAGCTTCGTTTTGCTTTTCTTTCAACAGCCATCTTTTTTCTTTTAAGCGCCATTCCCACCTTTCTCTGGCTCAAAGAGAGAACGCCGCCGCAGACTAAACCTGCGGGTCAAAGCTATTTTCATATCGGTTACGGCAGGGTGATGGATACCTTTGCCGATCTTAAAGGCTTTGGAGAACTCATCAAGTTTCTCTTTGTTTTTTTTCTTTTCAGTTGCGGCATATCGACGATTGTTTCTTTTTCCGCTATTTATGCCGAGTCGGTTGTCGGTTTCAGTAAAAGTGACACCCTCCTCTTTTTTATCATCGTCCAGGTTTCTTCTTCGCTGGGCGCTTTTGCTTTCGGCTTTATCGAAGACCGGCTGGGCGCGAAAAAAACGATAGCTATTACGCTCGTTATATGGCTTGCTGTCGTTGCCGGGGCATGGTGGAGTCCCGGAAAGGCAGTCTTCTGGGTTGTAGGCAACCTGGCCGGCCTGGCTATCGGTTCGAGCCAGTCTTCGAGCCGTGCCCTCGTTGGTCTCTTTACACCGCCATCAAAAAGCGCCGAATTTTTCGGTCTCTGGGGACTTTCAGGAAAACTGGCAGCAACGGTAGGGATCTACTCTTTCAGCATGATGACGGCAATAAGCGGGTCCATGAGATCTGCCATTTTGCTGACAGGCCTTTTTTTTCTTCTGGGCCTTATAGGCATTTTCTTTATCAATGAGGAAGAGGGTAAAATGTGTGCCCGAAGATATGTGAACCACCGGATTTAA